The following are from one region of the Microbacterium paraoxydans genome:
- the mnmA gene encoding tRNA 2-thiouridine(34) synthase MnmA, whose translation MRILAAMSGGVDSAVAAARAVEAGHDVVGVHLALSRAGGTLRTGSRGCCTIEDALDARRAADLLGIPFYVWDFSERFRDDVIDDFVAEYRAGRTPNPCMRCNEKIKFAALLERALELGFDAVCTGHYATLVDGAEGLELHRASDNAKDQSYVLGVLTADQLAHTYFPLGTTPSKALVRAEAEARGLSVAQKPDSHDICFIPDGDTRGWLAEKVGTATGEIVDRSGAVVGAHEGAHAFTVGQRRGLKLGVPAADGKPRFVLEVRPVSNTVVVGPKEALAIAEISGERFSWAGAAPTASVFACDVQIRAHAEPVPATATVTTEGVRVVPDSPLDGVAPGQTAVLYIGTRVLGQFTIDSTVSAVPVGV comes from the coding sequence ATGCGAATCCTTGCGGCCATGAGCGGTGGTGTGGACTCCGCTGTCGCGGCCGCCCGGGCCGTCGAGGCGGGGCACGATGTGGTCGGCGTGCACCTCGCGCTCTCCCGCGCCGGGGGGACCCTGCGCACCGGCAGCCGCGGCTGCTGCACGATCGAGGACGCCCTCGACGCGCGTCGCGCCGCCGACCTCCTCGGCATCCCCTTCTATGTGTGGGACTTCTCGGAGCGGTTCCGCGACGACGTGATCGACGACTTCGTCGCCGAGTACCGTGCGGGTCGGACGCCGAACCCGTGCATGCGGTGCAACGAGAAGATCAAGTTCGCCGCCCTGCTGGAGCGCGCCCTGGAACTCGGCTTCGACGCCGTGTGCACGGGACACTACGCGACCCTCGTCGACGGCGCGGAGGGTCTCGAACTGCACCGGGCATCGGACAATGCGAAGGACCAGTCCTACGTGCTCGGCGTCCTGACGGCCGACCAGCTCGCACACACCTACTTCCCGCTGGGCACCACGCCGTCGAAGGCGCTCGTGCGGGCGGAGGCCGAGGCGCGTGGTCTCAGCGTCGCGCAGAAGCCGGACAGCCACGACATCTGCTTCATCCCGGATGGGGACACCCGGGGCTGGCTGGCCGAGAAGGTCGGCACCGCCACCGGCGAGATCGTCGACCGCTCCGGTGCCGTCGTCGGCGCGCACGAGGGCGCTCATGCGTTCACTGTCGGTCAGCGGCGCGGACTCAAGCTCGGCGTCCCGGCGGCGGACGGCAAGCCGCGCTTCGTGCTCGAGGTGCGCCCCGTGTCGAACACGGTGGTCGTCGGCCCGAAGGAGGCCCTGGCGATCGCCGAGATCTCCGGGGAGCGTTTCAGCTGGGCCGGCGCTGCGCCGACCGCGTCGGTGTTCGCGTGCGACGTGCAGATCCGCGCGCATGCCGAGCCGGTACCCGCCACGGCCACCGTGACGACGGAGGGCGTCCGCGTCGTTCCCGATTCTCCGCTTGACGGTGTCGCCCCCGGGCAGACCGCCGTGCTCTACATCGGCACGCGCGTTCTCGGGCAGTTCACGATCGATTCCACCGTGTCCGCGGTACCCGTCGGCGTCTGA
- the ligA gene encoding NAD-dependent DNA ligase LigA translates to MPENISLEDARSEAEELTTRILEAKDAYYGRDTSLVDDATYDGWMRRLEELERLHPELQGQDSPTQMVGAAEATGLATIEHAERMLSLDNVFSIEELREWAQKTRAAAGRDVDWLTELKIDGLAINLRYEDGVLTSAATRGDGRVGEIVTENALRLPEIPERLAGEGHPPIVEVRGEVFIPVAAFERLNAAQAAFRDRAYADALARWEARGGAKKPFDEEKARTAAARRFPAFANPRNAASGGLRQQIDKKDGLELEAGLLRIESLALYVHGIGAWTNPPVAAQSQVYELLAAWGLPTSPHTKVCRSVDDVVAFVEYYGEHRHDIEHELDGIVVKVDELDLHDELGATSRAPRWAIAYKYPPEEVQTKLLDIVVSVGRTGRATPFAVMAPAHVAGSVVRQATLHNKDVVKAKGVLIGDTVVLRKAGDVIPEVLGPVVEKRDGTEREFVMPVDCPECGTPLRAMKEGDIDLRCPNARSCPAQVRGRVEHIGSRGALDVEALGEVTAAALTQPTSPAEPPLVTEAGLFALTLEQLVPIEVVVRDAETGLPREDEDGLVKTRAPFRRNPTAAEKKSGLEGPQPSSQALTLLAELEKAKTKDLWRLLVALNIRHVGPVAARALAQWFGSLDAIRAASREELAAVEGVGGIIADSLRAWFEVDWHQEIVRQWADAGVQWATPGHPGPGAAVAAGGVLEGLTVVATGSLDGYTREGAQEAIIKAGGKAASSVSKKTDFVAAGPGAGSKLAKAEELGVRILDAAQFHVLVTEGPAALD, encoded by the coding sequence GTGCCGGAGAACATCTCACTGGAAGACGCCCGCAGCGAGGCGGAGGAGCTGACGACCCGCATCCTCGAGGCGAAGGACGCGTATTACGGGCGTGACACATCGCTCGTCGACGATGCCACGTACGACGGCTGGATGCGGCGCCTGGAAGAGCTTGAGCGCCTGCACCCCGAGCTCCAGGGACAGGACTCGCCGACGCAGATGGTCGGCGCGGCCGAGGCGACGGGGCTCGCGACCATCGAGCACGCCGAGCGCATGCTCAGCCTCGACAACGTCTTCTCGATCGAGGAGCTGCGCGAGTGGGCGCAGAAGACGCGCGCCGCCGCCGGGCGTGACGTCGACTGGTTGACCGAGCTCAAGATCGACGGCCTCGCGATCAATCTGCGGTACGAGGACGGCGTGCTGACGTCGGCCGCGACCCGTGGCGACGGGCGCGTCGGCGAGATCGTCACCGAGAACGCGCTCCGCCTCCCGGAGATCCCGGAACGGCTCGCCGGGGAGGGGCACCCGCCGATCGTCGAGGTGCGCGGAGAGGTCTTCATCCCCGTCGCCGCGTTCGAGCGGCTGAACGCGGCGCAGGCGGCGTTCCGAGATCGGGCGTACGCGGACGCCCTTGCGCGCTGGGAGGCCAGGGGAGGCGCGAAGAAGCCGTTCGACGAGGAGAAGGCGCGCACCGCGGCGGCACGGCGTTTCCCGGCCTTCGCGAATCCCCGCAACGCGGCCAGCGGCGGTCTGCGTCAGCAGATCGACAAGAAGGACGGCCTGGAGCTGGAAGCGGGGCTGCTGCGCATCGAGTCGCTCGCGCTGTACGTGCACGGCATCGGTGCCTGGACGAACCCGCCGGTCGCGGCCCAGAGCCAGGTCTACGAGCTGCTGGCCGCCTGGGGGCTGCCGACGAGCCCGCACACGAAGGTGTGCCGCAGCGTCGACGACGTGGTCGCCTTCGTCGAGTACTACGGCGAGCACCGGCACGACATCGAGCACGAGCTCGACGGCATCGTGGTCAAGGTCGACGAGCTCGACCTGCATGACGAGCTGGGAGCGACGAGCCGGGCGCCCCGCTGGGCGATCGCCTACAAGTACCCGCCGGAGGAGGTGCAGACGAAGCTGCTCGACATCGTCGTCTCCGTCGGTCGCACCGGTCGCGCGACGCCCTTCGCGGTGATGGCGCCGGCTCACGTCGCCGGATCCGTGGTCCGTCAGGCCACGCTCCACAACAAGGACGTGGTGAAGGCGAAGGGTGTTCTCATCGGCGACACCGTGGTGCTGCGCAAGGCTGGCGACGTGATCCCCGAAGTGCTCGGCCCGGTGGTCGAGAAGCGGGACGGGACCGAGCGGGAGTTCGTCATGCCCGTCGATTGCCCCGAGTGCGGCACGCCGCTGCGCGCCATGAAGGAAGGGGACATCGATCTCCGGTGCCCGAACGCCCGGTCGTGCCCCGCCCAGGTGCGCGGACGTGTCGAGCACATCGGCTCGCGGGGAGCCCTCGATGTCGAGGCCCTGGGCGAGGTGACGGCGGCGGCCCTGACCCAACCCACGAGTCCGGCGGAGCCTCCACTGGTCACGGAGGCGGGCCTGTTCGCCCTGACCTTGGAGCAGCTCGTGCCGATCGAGGTCGTCGTGCGCGATGCGGAGACGGGTCTGCCGCGCGAGGACGAGGACGGCCTCGTGAAGACCCGCGCGCCGTTCCGACGCAACCCGACCGCGGCCGAGAAGAAGTCGGGTCTGGAGGGCCCGCAGCCGTCTTCCCAGGCGCTGACCCTGCTGGCGGAGCTGGAGAAGGCGAAGACCAAAGACCTCTGGCGGCTCCTCGTCGCGCTGAACATCCGGCACGTCGGACCGGTCGCGGCGCGGGCGCTCGCGCAGTGGTTCGGGTCGCTGGATGCGATCCGTGCCGCGTCGCGCGAGGAGCTGGCGGCGGTCGAGGGCGTGGGCGGCATCATCGCCGACTCCCTGCGCGCCTGGTTCGAGGTCGACTGGCACCAGGAGATCGTCCGCCAATGGGCGGACGCGGGCGTGCAGTGGGCGACGCCGGGGCACCCCGGTCCCGGAGCAGCGGTCGCGGCCGGGGGAGTGCTGGAGGGTCTCACCGTGGTGGCGACGGGATCTCTCGACGGGTACACCCGCGAGGGGGCGCAGGAGGCGATCATCAAGGCCGGCGGAAAGGCCGCCTCGAGTGTGTCCAAGAAGACGGACTTCGTGGCCGCGGGGCCGGGAGCGGGCTCCAAGCTCGCGAAGGCGGAGGAGCTCGGCGTCCGCATCCTCGACGCCGCACAGTTCCATGTGCTGGTCACCGAGGGTCCCGCGGCGCTGGACTGA
- the glgX gene encoding glycogen debranching protein GlgX, producing MSSSPDSVVPGGAILDNLGVRLHDRVGTLRVWSQNASAVELVVFDATDLDWVVDQAPLERRPGGVWEVTTPLLQPGVRYALRVEGPHGPGNTFNPETLLLDPYARGLAQGHGYQEWRAVVIEDGFDWGDSTKPRVPADRTVIYEGHLKGLTKRHPDIPPALHGTYAGLAHPAMIAYLRTLGVTSVELLPVHAFVPEPRLLERGLTNYWGYNTLNFFTPHAAYATEDARKRGPEAIIAEFKGMVRLLHEAGLEVILDVVYNHTSEEGIGGPRSSLRGIDNARYYRQDDAGVYIDTTGCGNTLNTATDAGARLVLDSLRYWAEEMQIDGFRFDLATAIARDGAHAYTPDHPLLQAIAADPVLAETKLIAEPWDVGLGGWQTGNFPAGWHEWNDRYRDRVRNFWLSDIDYARRASAPVGIGGFATRLAGSSNTFSEERGPLASINFVTAHDGFTLHDLVSYDVKHNEANGEHNRDGADLNRSFNHGVEGPTDDPAILTARRKAMRNLLGTLLLSAGIPMLTAGDEVGRSQRGNNNAYAQDSQLSWLTWEFEPWQEDLRAHVARLVRLRQENPALRPSRYARLGEHIPNASVMDWYDQDGATMEPNQWTDPGNRTLQYVAASTPDKEAANRILLIVHGTEAPIDVRLPEEIDDATRFVSLWSSADERPSEAEETFAPGDVLPIPGTSMRLFRVE from the coding sequence ATGTCTTCGTCCCCCGACTCCGTCGTGCCCGGTGGGGCGATCCTCGACAACCTCGGCGTCCGGCTGCACGACCGCGTCGGCACGCTGCGGGTCTGGTCGCAGAACGCCTCCGCGGTCGAGCTCGTCGTCTTCGACGCGACGGACCTCGACTGGGTCGTCGACCAGGCGCCGCTCGAACGGCGGCCCGGAGGCGTCTGGGAGGTGACGACGCCGTTGCTGCAGCCCGGAGTCCGCTACGCACTCCGCGTCGAGGGTCCGCACGGCCCCGGCAACACGTTCAACCCGGAGACGCTGCTCCTCGATCCGTACGCGCGGGGCCTCGCCCAGGGACACGGCTACCAGGAATGGCGAGCCGTGGTCATCGAGGACGGCTTCGACTGGGGCGATTCCACCAAGCCGCGCGTCCCAGCAGACCGCACCGTCATCTACGAGGGCCACTTGAAGGGACTGACCAAGCGGCACCCCGACATCCCGCCCGCGCTGCACGGCACCTACGCGGGCCTCGCGCATCCGGCCATGATCGCGTACCTCCGCACGCTGGGGGTGACGTCGGTGGAGCTGCTCCCCGTCCACGCCTTCGTCCCGGAACCGCGGCTGCTGGAGCGGGGGCTGACGAACTACTGGGGCTACAACACGCTCAACTTCTTCACACCGCACGCCGCCTACGCGACGGAGGACGCCCGGAAGCGGGGACCCGAGGCGATCATCGCCGAGTTCAAGGGCATGGTCAGGCTGCTGCATGAGGCCGGTCTCGAGGTGATCCTCGACGTGGTCTACAACCACACGTCGGAAGAAGGTATCGGCGGACCGCGCTCCAGTCTCCGCGGTATCGACAACGCGCGGTACTACCGGCAGGACGACGCGGGCGTCTACATCGACACCACGGGATGCGGCAACACGCTCAACACGGCCACCGACGCGGGCGCACGACTGGTGCTGGACTCGCTCCGGTATTGGGCCGAGGAGATGCAGATCGACGGCTTCCGCTTCGACCTGGCGACGGCGATCGCGCGCGACGGCGCTCACGCCTACACTCCGGATCATCCGCTTCTGCAGGCGATCGCCGCCGACCCCGTCCTCGCGGAGACCAAGCTCATCGCGGAACCCTGGGACGTCGGACTGGGCGGCTGGCAGACGGGCAACTTCCCCGCCGGGTGGCACGAGTGGAACGACCGGTACCGCGACCGGGTGCGCAACTTCTGGCTGAGCGACATCGACTACGCGCGGCGGGCCTCGGCACCGGTGGGGATCGGCGGCTTCGCCACCCGCCTCGCCGGATCGTCGAACACCTTCAGCGAGGAGCGCGGGCCGCTCGCGAGCATCAACTTCGTCACGGCGCACGACGGGTTCACGCTGCACGACCTCGTCTCGTACGACGTCAAGCACAACGAGGCCAACGGCGAGCACAACCGCGACGGCGCCGACCTCAACCGGTCCTTCAACCACGGCGTCGAGGGACCGACCGACGATCCCGCGATCCTCACCGCGCGGCGCAAGGCCATGCGCAACCTGCTCGGCACCCTCCTCCTCTCGGCCGGCATCCCGATGCTCACCGCCGGGGACGAGGTGGGGCGTAGCCAGCGCGGCAACAACAACGCCTACGCGCAGGACTCGCAGCTGTCATGGCTGACCTGGGAGTTCGAGCCCTGGCAGGAAGACCTCCGGGCTCACGTCGCGCGCCTGGTGCGGCTGCGGCAGGAGAACCCCGCACTGCGTCCGAGCCGGTACGCGCGCCTCGGCGAGCACATCCCGAACGCGTCGGTCATGGACTGGTACGACCAGGACGGCGCGACCATGGAGCCGAACCAGTGGACGGATCCCGGCAACCGCACCCTGCAGTACGTCGCCGCGTCCACGCCGGACAAGGAAGCCGCCAACCGCATCCTGCTGATCGTGCACGGGACGGAGGCGCCGATCGATGTCCGGCTGCCGGAGGAGATCGATGACGCCACGCGGTTCGTCTCCCTCTGGTCGAGCGCCGACGAGCGCCCGTCGGAGGCCGAGGAGACGTTCGCGCCTGGCGATGTCCTGCCGATCCCCGGCACCTCGATGCGCCTGTTCCGGGTGGAGTGA
- a CDS encoding cysteine desulfurase family protein gives MRHYLDHAATTPLRPEARDAWLEASAIIGNASSTHGAGQDARRVLEESRERIAAVLGADPIEVVLTSGGTESINLALQGLWHSRGPGTTAVVVPDGEHHATMDTIAALVADGAEVRAVPLSPQARIDEGRFAAALPGAAFATALVANNETGTVNDAPALAAAAADAEVPLHLDAVAALGHLPLSFRDLRGRADDAVGLVALSIAGHKVGAPVGVGALVVTRSARLTPLLRGGGQQRGLRAGTQDVPGAAALATALELAERERAAESVRVGELRDRLVEGIRARVPAAELLGDPDHRLPGTAHLLFPGAVGESLLFLLDMAGVSASTGSACQAGVAEPSHVVMAMGRSEADARSVLRFSLGRTSTDADVDAVLAVIGEAYARASGARAAERS, from the coding sequence ATGCGGCACTATCTCGACCACGCGGCGACGACGCCGCTGCGCCCGGAGGCCAGGGACGCGTGGCTGGAGGCGTCGGCCATCATCGGCAACGCGTCATCGACGCATGGAGCCGGGCAGGACGCGCGCCGGGTGCTGGAGGAGTCACGGGAGCGGATCGCCGCGGTCCTCGGGGCCGACCCGATCGAGGTCGTGCTCACCTCCGGTGGGACGGAGTCCATCAACCTCGCCCTCCAGGGACTGTGGCACTCGCGTGGTCCGGGGACGACGGCCGTCGTGGTGCCGGACGGCGAGCATCACGCGACGATGGACACGATCGCAGCCCTGGTGGCCGACGGGGCCGAGGTGCGCGCTGTTCCGCTGTCTCCGCAGGCGCGGATCGACGAGGGCCGCTTCGCAGCGGCCCTTCCCGGGGCAGCGTTCGCGACGGCGCTCGTGGCGAACAACGAGACCGGGACCGTCAACGACGCGCCCGCCCTCGCCGCTGCGGCCGCGGATGCCGAAGTCCCGCTGCACCTCGACGCGGTCGCCGCGCTCGGACACCTGCCGCTGTCGTTCCGCGACTTGCGGGGCCGCGCCGACGACGCTGTGGGCCTCGTGGCGCTCAGCATCGCCGGCCACAAGGTCGGAGCGCCGGTCGGCGTCGGGGCGCTGGTGGTGACGCGGTCGGCCCGGCTGACCCCGCTCTTGCGGGGCGGCGGCCAGCAGCGGGGTCTGCGCGCGGGCACCCAGGACGTGCCGGGAGCGGCGGCGCTGGCGACAGCGCTCGAACTCGCCGAGCGTGAGCGGGCCGCCGAGAGCGTCCGGGTGGGCGAGCTGCGCGACCGCCTGGTCGAGGGCATCCGTGCGCGGGTGCCGGCCGCCGAGCTCCTGGGCGACCCCGACCACCGCCTCCCCGGCACGGCTCATCTGCTCTTCCCCGGCGCAGTGGGGGAGAGCCTGCTGTTCCTGCTGGACATGGCCGGCGTCTCGGCCTCCACGGGCTCCGCGTGTCAGGCGGGGGTCGCCGAGCCCTCGCACGTCGTGATGGCGATGGGGCGAAGTGAGGCGGACGCCCGGAGCGTGCTCCGTTTCTCCCTCGGGCGCACATCGACCGATGCCGATGTGGACGCGGTGCTGGCGGTGATCGGCGAGGCCTACGCACGGGCATCCGGGGCCCGTGCAGCCGAGCGCTCGTAG
- a CDS encoding GNAT family N-acetyltransferase encodes MRIDRAGREDLAALAQLKWEDVPADLTAGRSLDAFTAELGAWWRAHDRTHVAFVARGDDDDHIVGAAWVALVPRVPRPGAPHRLSADIQSVFVLPGHRGQGAGRGLVAAACAHAVSVGAERITVHSSEAAVGLYQELGFADSPRLRQFLAPTTAAPESA; translated from the coding sequence ATGCGCATCGACCGCGCCGGCAGGGAGGATCTCGCCGCGCTCGCCCAGCTCAAGTGGGAGGACGTGCCTGCGGACCTGACGGCCGGTCGATCGCTCGACGCCTTCACCGCCGAGCTGGGCGCCTGGTGGCGGGCCCACGACCGCACCCACGTGGCCTTCGTCGCGCGGGGCGATGACGACGACCACATCGTCGGCGCGGCCTGGGTCGCCCTCGTACCGCGCGTGCCGCGGCCGGGCGCTCCGCACCGCCTCTCCGCGGACATCCAGAGCGTCTTCGTCCTTCCCGGGCATCGGGGACAAGGAGCGGGCCGCGGCCTCGTCGCCGCGGCCTGCGCCCACGCGGTCTCCGTCGGCGCCGAACGGATCACCGTGCACTCGAGCGAGGCGGCCGTCGGGCTCTATCAGGAGCTGGGGTTCGCGGACTCCCCACGGCTGCGGCAGTTCCTCGCTCCCACCACGGCAGCGCCGGAGAGCGCCTGA
- a CDS encoding DEAD/DEAH box helicase, producing MTPEEVTPADAPDESPATPGFEDLGITGPVLKAIKDLGYETPSPIQAATIPTLLAGRDVVGMAQTGTGKTAAFALPVLERLDIAQKTPQALVLAPTRELALQVCEAFESYASRMKGVHVLPVYGGQGYGVQLSALRRGVHVVVGTPGRIMDHLAKGTLDLSELQYLVLDEADEMLKMGFAEDVEQILAQTPEEKQVALFSATMPAQIRRLAQQYLRDPEEITVKSKTATNTNITQRYLVVSYAQKVDALTRILEVENFDGMIVFVRTKNETETLAEKLRARGYSAAAINGDVPQVQRERSVNQLKDGKLDILVATDVAARGLDVERISHVVNFDIPTDTESYVHRIGRTGRAGRTGDAISFITPRERYLLKHIEKATRQQPTQMQLPSTEDVNTTRLARFDDAITTALSETSRIDAFRDIIAHYVRHHDVPEGDVAAALAVVAQGSTPLLLDPADDALSQAVAADNRPPRERQTREPREPRERRSRGDYTPYRIEVGRRHRVEPRQIVGALANEGGLGRDDFGAINIRPDFSIVELPANLDPAVLDKLRDTRISGRLIEIAPDRGPGARRGSSSRDGEGRGRPARYDRTDRRDRDDRPAPRDRDRDREEKPFRKPRHKA from the coding sequence GTGACCCCTGAAGAAGTGACCCCCGCCGACGCCCCCGACGAGTCCCCTGCCACCCCCGGATTCGAGGACCTCGGCATCACCGGGCCGGTCCTCAAGGCCATCAAGGATCTCGGCTACGAGACCCCCTCGCCCATCCAGGCCGCGACCATCCCGACGCTGCTTGCCGGCCGCGACGTGGTCGGCATGGCGCAGACCGGAACCGGCAAGACCGCCGCCTTCGCCCTGCCCGTGCTGGAGCGGCTCGACATCGCGCAGAAGACGCCGCAGGCCCTCGTCCTCGCCCCGACCCGTGAGCTCGCGCTGCAGGTCTGCGAGGCGTTCGAGTCGTACGCCTCCCGCATGAAGGGCGTGCACGTGCTGCCCGTCTACGGCGGTCAGGGATACGGTGTCCAGCTCTCCGCACTCCGCCGCGGCGTGCACGTCGTGGTCGGCACCCCCGGCCGCATCATGGACCACCTGGCCAAGGGCACCCTCGACCTCTCGGAGCTGCAGTACCTCGTCCTCGACGAGGCGGACGAGATGCTGAAGATGGGCTTCGCGGAGGACGTCGAGCAGATCCTCGCTCAGACCCCCGAGGAGAAGCAGGTCGCCCTGTTCTCCGCCACGATGCCCGCGCAGATCCGCCGTCTCGCGCAGCAGTACCTCCGCGACCCGGAGGAGATCACGGTCAAGTCCAAGACCGCGACCAACACGAACATCACCCAGCGCTACCTCGTCGTCTCGTATGCGCAGAAGGTGGACGCGCTGACCCGCATCCTCGAGGTGGAGAACTTCGACGGCATGATCGTCTTCGTCCGCACGAAGAACGAGACCGAGACCCTGGCCGAGAAGCTCCGCGCCCGCGGGTACTCCGCCGCCGCGATCAACGGCGACGTGCCGCAGGTGCAGCGCGAGCGCAGCGTGAACCAGCTCAAGGACGGGAAGCTCGACATCCTCGTCGCGACAGACGTCGCCGCCCGCGGACTCGACGTCGAGCGCATCAGTCACGTCGTCAACTTCGACATCCCCACCGACACCGAGTCGTACGTGCACCGCATCGGACGGACCGGGCGGGCCGGGCGGACGGGCGACGCGATCAGCTTCATCACCCCGCGGGAGCGCTACCTGCTCAAGCACATCGAGAAGGCGACGCGGCAGCAGCCCACGCAGATGCAGCTGCCGAGCACCGAGGACGTGAACACGACGAGGCTCGCGCGCTTCGACGACGCCATCACGACTGCACTGTCGGAGACGTCGCGCATCGACGCGTTCCGCGACATCATCGCCCACTACGTGCGGCATCACGACGTGCCGGAGGGCGACGTCGCGGCCGCTCTCGCCGTGGTCGCCCAGGGCTCCACCCCGCTGCTCCTCGACCCCGCAGACGACGCCCTGTCGCAGGCGGTCGCCGCGGACAACCGCCCGCCGCGCGAGCGGCAGACGCGGGAGCCCCGGGAACCCCGGGAGCGTCGCAGCCGCGGCGACTACACCCCGTACCGCATCGAGGTGGGTCGGCGGCACCGCGTCGAGCCGCGGCAGATCGTGGGCGCGCTCGCGAACGAGGGCGGTCTGGGCCGCGACGACTTCGGCGCGATCAACATCCGTCCCGACTTCTCGATCGTCGAGCTCCCGGCGAACCTCGACCCCGCCGTCCTCGACAAGCTGCGCGACACCCGCATCTCGGGACGGCTGATCGAGATCGCCCCTGACCGCGGTCCCGGCGCACGGCGCGGCTCGTCCTCGCGCGACGGCGAGGGCCGCGGCCGGCCGGCCCGCTACGACCGGACCGATCGGCGCGACCGCGACGATCGCCCGGCGCCCCGCGACCGCGACCGCGACCGCGAGGAGAAGCCCTTCCGGAAGCCCCGCCACAAGGCCTGA